The Treponema medium genome has a window encoding:
- a CDS encoding carbohydrate ABC transporter permease, translating to MNIKKSDRYGWLIYLLPAFIVYTVFMAFPLADSIRLSFFSGSSASGKNIFVGLNNYKELFGDADNARRYWGAFGNTWYFFFIHMLVQNVLGLTFSLMLTAKGMKWTRFYQTIIFIPVTLAILVTGYLWKLILNPQWGALPLMLKNLGLETLIKPWLGEQQYALTALSLVSSWQWVGIPTMMILAGLQTIPDDLLEAADIAGCNGWQKIRYIKLPLIKPVLGMVAILTFVNNFNAFDVVFAMENVNGAPQYATDLIGTLFYRVGIAGQHPVGIPHPGMGAAIATVTFIMLMLGVGIMLRLTQGDKD from the coding sequence ATGAATATAAAAAAAAGTGACAGGTACGGATGGCTTATATATCTTTTGCCTGCTTTTATCGTGTACACTGTCTTTATGGCTTTCCCGCTGGCGGATTCAATCAGACTCAGTTTTTTTTCCGGTTCTTCGGCGTCCGGTAAAAATATCTTTGTCGGCTTAAATAATTATAAAGAGCTTTTTGGTGATGCCGACAATGCTCGCCGGTATTGGGGGGCGTTCGGGAATACATGGTATTTTTTCTTTATTCACATGCTGGTTCAAAATGTTTTAGGCCTGACGTTTTCGCTTATGCTCACAGCCAAGGGGATGAAGTGGACACGTTTTTATCAAACGATTATTTTTATTCCGGTTACACTTGCCATTTTGGTTACCGGTTATTTATGGAAACTGATACTGAATCCTCAATGGGGAGCGCTGCCGCTTATGTTAAAAAATCTCGGTTTGGAAACACTGATAAAACCGTGGCTCGGTGAGCAGCAATATGCACTGACGGCTCTTTCTTTGGTATCGTCATGGCAGTGGGTTGGTATTCCCACTATGATGATTTTGGCCGGCTTACAAACCATTCCGGACGATTTGCTGGAAGCTGCCGATATTGCAGGCTGTAACGGTTGGCAAAAAATTCGATATATAAAACTCCCGTTAATAAAACCGGTACTCGGTATGGTTGCAATCTTAACGTTTGTAAATAACTTCAATGCGTTCGACGTTGTTTTTGCGATGGAAAACGTAAACGGTGCGCCGCAATATGCAACCGACTTGATTGGTACGCTTTTTTATCGTGTAGGAATTGCAGGACAGCATCCGGTAGGTATTCCGCACCCCGGTATGGGAGCCGCAATTGCAACGGTAACGTTTATTATGCTGATGCTCGGCGTCGGTATAATGCTGCGCTTAACACAAGGCGACAAGGATTAA
- the csrA gene encoding carbon storage regulator CsrA: MLILSRKTNQKIRVGDSIEITVIEVRGDQVKIGVEAPRSVKVFREEIYDEIQRENKAALATGNIDSLAQLGLK; this comes from the coding sequence ATGCTAATCCTTTCCCGAAAGACAAACCAAAAAATCCGCGTCGGCGATTCTATTGAAATTACCGTTATTGAAGTACGGGGCGATCAGGTAAAAATCGGCGTTGAAGCCCCCCGCTCGGTCAAAGTATTCCGCGAAGAAATTTACGACGAAATTCAGCGTGAAAATAAAGCGGCGCTCGCGACCGGCAATATCGATTCGCTTGCTCAACTGGGATTAAAGTAA
- a CDS encoding carbohydrate ABC transporter permease, protein MKASLSRDRMHIGSHIVLIFWTFLVLFPLWTMVVNSFKFKFDIYTDPFGLPKKWNFESYVSVITDGDFFLYFRNSLFVTIGSIFLVLLFGAMASYALVNWKHKASRFLYLFFIAGMMLPIKIGSIRLLQLIKGLGLLNTLWGLFPVYTAMGLPIAVFVLTEFIRQIPTELTEAAVIDGATRKKVFTIIILPLLRPALATVAIYNLIPFWNDLWFPLIFINNDAHKTLLLGVTRLFGQYMTDWSRILAVLTLSAVPVLVLYLTMSKNFIRGLTAGAVKG, encoded by the coding sequence ATGAAAGCGTCTCTTTCTCGTGATAGAATGCATATTGGTTCTCACATTGTGCTTATTTTTTGGACATTTTTAGTGCTTTTCCCTTTGTGGACAATGGTTGTCAATTCGTTTAAGTTTAAATTTGATATTTACACCGACCCGTTTGGGTTACCTAAAAAATGGAATTTTGAAAGTTATGTGTCGGTTATAACAGACGGTGACTTCTTTTTATATTTTCGCAACAGCTTATTTGTAACAATCGGTTCGATCTTTCTTGTTTTATTATTCGGCGCTATGGCGTCTTATGCATTGGTAAACTGGAAACATAAGGCATCTCGTTTTTTATATCTCTTTTTTATCGCGGGTATGATGCTTCCGATTAAAATCGGCAGTATCCGCCTTTTGCAGCTTATTAAAGGGTTGGGACTTTTGAATACTTTATGGGGGCTATTCCCCGTATATACGGCGATGGGTTTACCGATAGCCGTATTTGTCTTAACTGAATTTATCCGTCAAATTCCAACCGAACTGACTGAGGCTGCCGTTATTGACGGAGCTACACGTAAAAAGGTTTTTACCATTATTATCCTGCCGCTTTTGCGTCCCGCGCTTGCAACCGTTGCCATCTATAATCTTATTCCATTTTGGAATGACTTGTGGTTCCCGCTTATCTTTATCAACAATGATGCACACAAAACATTGTTGCTCGGCGTAACGCGCTTGTTTGGACAATACATGACCGATTGGTCTCGGATTTTAGCGGTACTCACCTTGTCTGCTGTACCCGTTTTGGTTCTCTATCTTACGATGTCTAAAAACTTTATTAGAGGATTGACCGCAGGGGCTGTAAAAGGATAA
- a CDS encoding HD-GYP domain-containing protein, with translation MEKSILFGQKPRITGELTSEEQQAYFDELAELTNAGSIPTMILDSNLVIRYMTKSVYTLLAGYYTLEKKPFFNVFGRIFTQAEIKAFFESIRSPEKGWSWIGNMVHKSHTLKTLYTRVRFHPIFDRDNRYLIGYWVIIEDVTAQQTGMYKMMLNGLLQASMLKDNDTGNHAQRLNFYCREFSDYLFGLNQYPQITPDFIENISFLAAIHDVGKIGTPDYILQKQSKLTGIEWEVMKEHTINGALIVSSYPIAMAKEITLSHHERWDGSGYPFKLEGEMIPLSVRIVAIADVYDALRMKRSYKNELSHDEAVQYIFDNAGKHFDPLLVTHFKKIHHAFDRIWHTLKDDEMEHSGTAASQTAV, from the coding sequence ATGGAAAAAAGTATATTATTCGGGCAGAAGCCCCGAATTACAGGAGAGCTGACTTCGGAAGAACAACAGGCGTATTTTGACGAACTTGCTGAATTGACAAATGCGGGAAGCATTCCTACTATGATTCTTGACAGTAATTTAGTTATACGCTACATGACCAAGAGCGTGTATACATTACTTGCGGGTTATTACACATTGGAGAAAAAGCCTTTTTTCAATGTTTTCGGCAGAATTTTTACTCAAGCGGAGATAAAAGCCTTTTTTGAAAGTATACGGTCGCCGGAAAAAGGTTGGTCATGGATCGGTAATATGGTGCATAAATCGCACACATTAAAAACCCTGTATACGAGAGTGCGGTTTCATCCTATTTTTGATAGGGATAATCGTTATTTGATTGGATATTGGGTAATTATTGAAGATGTAACAGCGCAGCAGACCGGAATGTATAAAATGATGTTAAACGGCTTGCTGCAAGCGTCAATGCTGAAAGACAACGATACCGGAAACCATGCGCAACGGCTCAATTTTTATTGCCGAGAGTTTTCCGACTACCTGTTTGGACTTAACCAGTATCCGCAAATTACACCGGATTTTATCGAGAATATTTCCTTTTTAGCCGCTATTCACGATGTGGGCAAGATCGGTACACCGGATTATATTTTGCAAAAACAGAGCAAATTAACCGGCATTGAATGGGAAGTCATGAAAGAACATACTATTAACGGTGCGCTCATTGTGTCTTCTTATCCTATTGCAATGGCAAAAGAAATAACATTGAGCCATCATGAACGGTGGGACGGCTCTGGGTATCCCTTTAAGCTGGAAGGTGAGATGATACCGCTATCGGTAAGGATCGTCGCGATAGCTGACGTATATGATGCGCTCCGTATGAAACGCTCATATAAAAACGAACTTTCTCATGACGAAGCAGTGCAATATATTTTTGATAATGCAGGAAAGCATTTTGATCCGCTGTTGGTGACGCACTTCAAAAAGATTCACCACGCATTTGATAGAATATGGCACACCCTTAAAGATGATGAGATGGAACATTCCGGCACAGCCGCTTCTCAAACAGCGGTATAA
- the fliW gene encoding flagellar assembly protein FliW, which translates to MEIKTKALGTVQIEEDQIITLSEGFYGFKKYHRFALLDAKQKPFIWIQSLDDAELAFIAIDPFIFRPDYELDIDDSLLEPLGIESPSDVLVFALVTIPSDGSAITANLQGPLIINKKNKKAMQLVIGGEKWKTKHDIVAEMKRGGEPC; encoded by the coding sequence ATGGAAATAAAAACGAAGGCGCTGGGTACGGTTCAGATTGAAGAAGATCAAATCATCACCCTGTCTGAAGGTTTTTACGGATTTAAAAAATATCACCGCTTTGCCCTGCTCGATGCAAAGCAAAAGCCGTTTATATGGATTCAGTCGCTTGACGATGCAGAGCTTGCGTTTATCGCCATCGATCCCTTTATCTTCCGACCGGACTATGAACTGGACATCGATGACAGTTTGCTTGAGCCGCTCGGCATTGAATCTCCGTCAGACGTACTGGTGTTCGCATTGGTTACTATTCCATCAGATGGGTCGGCAATTACAGCAAATTTGCAAGGACCGCTTATCATCAATAAAAAGAATAAAAAGGCAATGCAGCTGGTTATCGGCGGAGAAAAATGGAAGACTAAGCATGATATCGTCGCTGAAATGAAACGCGGAGGTGAACCATGCTAA
- the flgK gene encoding flagellar hook-associated protein FlgK, with the protein MSTFASIELGKRSLFAHQQSIQTAGHNISNSSTEGYTRQRVQLDSYEPLYRPDLSRAETPGQIGQGVAVSSITRLRDELLDQRIVAQTDKQGYWETRDSYIYMLEQLYNEPEDTSVRTRLDQFWDSWQELSVYPESTAARSAVATRAKTLTDAVHHQYRGLQGIRDMINGDIEARVKQVNSFTRQIAALNEEIVKVKAMGDNPNDLMDKRDVLTEKLADLISISVEKVDADESYIIYSDGMELVQGRTFRTFGLKSGTANEGYANVVWEDSGNLAHFGGGRLAALIELRDGDVRDEINKLDTMAMNFVDLVNDIHRNAMGLNGKTGIDFFKEQYFINNTVGNFDRNGDGEYDSSYIFRLTGAYSLDPREQIGLEGTITLSAGTGTVQVPYASTDMVADLVDRINRSGAEVVAYLDQNNKLVLKGTAAQDTENPDFVIRHVEDSGRFLAGYSGILTGSGAENAYDWQQPDAVNVLSQEGAQYAVSPIAHPSGWMEINPVVVSDLQNIAAGYPSPEGIPYPGDNRAAVAIAKIRNTPVMVGNTRTFDEFFAEAVTDMGLKGEQSELALNTQTAIGKELRDMRDSISGVNIDEELADIIKFQHGYNATARFVATVNEMLDTVINRLGV; encoded by the coding sequence ATGTCTACATTTGCTTCGATTGAATTAGGAAAACGCAGTTTATTTGCACACCAGCAGTCTATTCAAACTGCCGGTCATAACATATCGAACTCATCCACGGAAGGATACACCCGTCAGCGTGTTCAGCTCGATTCTTACGAGCCGCTGTACCGTCCAGATCTTTCACGGGCGGAAACTCCCGGACAAATCGGACAGGGTGTTGCTGTCAGCTCCATTACCCGCCTGCGCGACGAGCTGTTGGATCAGCGGATTGTCGCCCAAACCGATAAGCAGGGATACTGGGAAACACGCGATTCCTACATCTATATGCTGGAACAGCTGTATAACGAACCGGAGGATACTTCCGTTCGGACACGGCTCGATCAGTTTTGGGATTCATGGCAGGAGCTTTCAGTCTATCCCGAATCGACGGCGGCGCGCAGTGCGGTTGCTACCCGTGCAAAAACGCTGACCGATGCCGTGCACCACCAATATCGGGGATTGCAGGGCATCCGCGATATGATCAACGGCGACATTGAAGCGCGGGTTAAACAGGTAAACTCCTTTACACGGCAGATTGCGGCGCTCAATGAAGAAATCGTAAAAGTCAAAGCGATGGGCGATAATCCCAACGACTTGATGGATAAGCGCGATGTCTTAACCGAAAAACTTGCCGACCTTATCTCCATCTCTGTAGAGAAGGTAGATGCCGACGAATCCTATATCATTTATTCGGACGGTATGGAGTTGGTACAGGGGCGAACGTTCCGTACTTTCGGACTTAAAAGCGGTACCGCAAACGAAGGGTATGCCAATGTCGTATGGGAAGATTCCGGCAATCTTGCGCACTTTGGCGGCGGCAGGCTGGCTGCCCTTATCGAATTGCGTGACGGAGATGTCCGCGACGAAATCAATAAACTCGATACAATGGCGATGAACTTTGTTGACCTTGTTAACGACATTCACCGCAATGCGATGGGCTTAAACGGAAAAACCGGTATCGATTTTTTCAAAGAACAATATTTTATCAACAATACGGTCGGTAATTTCGACCGGAACGGTGACGGCGAATACGATTCTTCATATATCTTCCGTTTGACCGGCGCATATAGCCTTGATCCGCGCGAACAAATCGGATTGGAAGGGACGATCACTCTTTCTGCAGGAACGGGAACGGTTCAAGTACCCTATGCTTCCACCGATATGGTCGCCGACCTTGTAGACCGCATCAACCGTTCCGGCGCAGAAGTTGTCGCGTATCTCGACCAAAACAATAAGCTCGTGCTCAAGGGAACGGCGGCGCAGGATACCGAAAATCCCGACTTTGTCATCAGACACGTCGAAGATTCGGGGCGCTTTTTAGCGGGATACTCCGGCATTCTTACCGGAAGCGGTGCGGAAAACGCCTACGACTGGCAGCAGCCCGATGCGGTGAACGTACTGTCGCAGGAAGGCGCACAGTATGCGGTTTCCCCTATTGCGCACCCATCCGGCTGGATGGAAATCAATCCGGTTGTCGTAAGCGATTTACAGAATATCGCCGCCGGTTACCCCAGTCCTGAAGGCATCCCCTACCCCGGAGACAACCGCGCCGCCGTCGCTATCGCAAAGATACGGAATACGCCGGTTATGGTCGGCAACACCCGCACCTTCGACGAATTCTTCGCCGAGGCTGTTACCGATATGGGCTTAAAAGGCGAACAGTCCGAGCTTGCGTTGAATACGCAAACCGCTATCGGCAAGGAACTTCGCGATATGCGCGATTCGATTTCCGGTGTCAACATCGACGAAGAATTGGCGGATATTATTAAATTCCAGCACGGCTACAATGCGACTGCTCGTTTTGTCGCTACCGTCAACGAGATGCTCGACACCGTGATTAACAGGCTTGGCGTCTAG
- the tsaE gene encoding tRNA (adenosine(37)-N6)-threonylcarbamoyltransferase complex ATPase subunit type 1 TsaE produces MVYRTKTVEDTINFGQALGRLLNAGDILALQGTLAAGKTQLTKGVARGLDISEAVTSPTFTIISEYYGRLPLYHMDVYRLSSPEDFLDLGVEDMLYGQGVCIIEWSEKIMSELPARTILIHIKTEEDTSRTITITNWPYQTDSLTEYEVAP; encoded by the coding sequence ATGGTATACAGAACAAAAACAGTAGAAGATACTATCAACTTTGGTCAGGCTTTAGGTCGCTTACTCAATGCAGGCGATATACTTGCTTTACAAGGGACACTCGCAGCAGGAAAAACGCAGCTGACAAAAGGCGTTGCGCGAGGGCTTGATATATCCGAAGCCGTTACCAGCCCCACTTTCACCATCATATCGGAATATTACGGACGTCTGCCGCTTTATCACATGGATGTATATCGACTCAGCTCACCGGAAGATTTTTTAGATCTCGGTGTTGAGGATATGTTGTATGGTCAGGGCGTGTGTATTATCGAATGGAGTGAAAAAATTATGTCGGAATTACCGGCACGTACCATTCTTATTCATATCAAGACAGAAGAAGATACAAGTAGAACTATTACTATCACAAACTGGCCGTATCAAACGGACAGCTTAACCGAATATGAGGTAGCACCATGA
- a CDS encoding RluA family pseudouridine synthase has product MCKETTRIYFEDDYCAVAYKASGENSQTFFASLFPHKPFVAPVNRLDTPVSGIVLLAFSAPVQTLFSRAFEAGTVQKEYWAICERSTVHSAEASVPQRLEHWLGFHTKTQKAFIGAAPIDITPANTASTDITKPKKNKKPALKKAVLYWTLCGKGDRYDFIRISPETGRTHQIRVQMAAAGHPIKGDLKYGARRSEPSGGIRLHSYKLSFIHPVTHQDITVEAPPMQPDTLWKACMEACTNSTTFTNKGQPEAGADTTAPAALLINHQIGSERHP; this is encoded by the coding sequence ATGTGTAAAGAAACTACCCGTATTTATTTTGAAGATGATTACTGTGCGGTTGCGTATAAAGCAAGCGGTGAAAATTCTCAGACGTTTTTCGCGTCGCTTTTTCCGCATAAACCGTTTGTCGCTCCGGTGAACCGGCTTGATACTCCCGTATCGGGCATCGTGCTGCTGGCTTTTTCTGCACCGGTACAAACGCTGTTTTCCCGCGCTTTTGAAGCGGGCACTGTGCAAAAAGAATATTGGGCAATATGCGAACGATCTACAGTACATTCCGCAGAAGCATCGGTACCGCAGCGGCTGGAGCATTGGCTCGGCTTCCATACCAAAACACAAAAAGCCTTTATCGGTGCGGCTCCTATCGATATAACTCCTGCAAATACAGCGTCTACCGATATCACAAAACCTAAAAAGAATAAGAAGCCGGCGCTTAAAAAAGCCGTTTTATATTGGACTTTGTGCGGAAAAGGAGACCGGTACGACTTTATCCGTATCAGTCCGGAAACAGGGCGTACGCATCAGATTAGGGTACAGATGGCAGCCGCCGGACATCCCATCAAGGGAGACTTAAAATACGGAGCGCGGCGCAGTGAACCGAGCGGCGGCATACGGCTACATTCCTACAAGCTCTCGTTTATCCATCCGGTTACGCACCAAGACATTACCGTTGAAGCGCCGCCTATGCAGCCCGACACCCTCTGGAAAGCTTGTATGGAGGCATGCACAAACAGCACAACGTTCACAAATAAAGGACAGCCGGAAGCAGGTGCGGACACAACTGCTCCAGCTGCATTACTTATAAACCATCAAATAGGTTCGGAGCGGCACCCGTGA
- the tsaB gene encoding tRNA (adenosine(37)-N6)-threonylcarbamoyltransferase complex dimerization subunit type 1 TsaB, with protein sequence MNVLAIDTLTPTLSVAAYGSNGLVTQSFTGNGTTHAERLLPLIDATVSAAGFTAADTETVLVPEGPGSFTGLRLGFAAAKALQLSSNSCFIPIPTLPCIASQYEAWNGNIAVVIDAKRERFYAQLFKNGSAVTEAFDKTAADLLPHFSENEEWLVTGYGTAAFRDTAAISQSNIRFHFIEADTLSFAYSMIKYMQKHGNILKNAADYAGPQYIRKSDAEKD encoded by the coding sequence ATGAATGTACTTGCAATAGATACCCTCACTCCAACCCTTTCAGTTGCAGCTTATGGCTCTAACGGATTAGTTACCCAATCCTTCACCGGTAACGGTACCACTCATGCAGAACGGCTGCTCCCTCTTATTGATGCAACCGTATCAGCTGCGGGATTTACTGCTGCCGATACTGAAACAGTATTGGTGCCTGAAGGTCCCGGTTCTTTTACCGGTTTAAGGCTTGGATTTGCAGCGGCAAAAGCATTGCAGCTGAGCAGTAACAGCTGTTTTATTCCTATTCCTACGCTCCCATGCATAGCATCGCAGTATGAGGCGTGGAACGGAAATATCGCCGTAGTGATAGACGCAAAAAGAGAACGCTTTTACGCTCAACTTTTTAAAAATGGCTCAGCGGTAACGGAAGCTTTTGACAAAACAGCGGCTGATTTACTCCCGCACTTTTCGGAAAACGAAGAATGGCTGGTTACCGGCTATGGAACGGCGGCGTTTAGAGACACTGCTGCAATTTCACAAAGTAATATTCGCTTTCATTTTATTGAAGCGGATACCCTCTCTTTTGCATATTCGATGATTAAGTATATGCAAAAGCACGGTAATATACTGAAGAACGCGGCTGATTATGCAGGGCCTCAGTATATTCGGAAGAGCGATGCGGAGAAGGACTAA
- a CDS encoding ABC transporter substrate-binding protein yields the protein MKKLMAAMLAGVLLAAFSPVFANGANEGSGEKVTLTMGSWRTDDVAQITALLKEYKKVKPNVTIEFKPTINVDYNATLRLQLESGTGPDLMYARSYATGAKLLMDGYFADVSDIPGLKSNFTAGNRAPWTAADGRNFAVPFNAIVQVVYYNKDIFKKAGVAVPQTWEDFLAACDKLKKAGITPIANGLADEWDINECFMMGILPGFVGGAEGRRAYESGKVPLNDAKMVSAFQAMADVAKYCPNGFAALTYNDSIALFATGQAAMWVDGSWNAGAFKDVNFEWGTFVPPAPAGKKAAVCFHPDTGMAYNKASKHVQECKDFLAWLCTVQGATVCAEFMPTGFFPMINAPIKLKDAHANEILALTTGKLQDARFVWERFMDGDPSGYVLMNQGVIAVMKGEKTAKQAADALAAGVAKWYKP from the coding sequence ATGAAAAAACTCATGGCTGCGATGCTTGCCGGTGTTTTACTTGCGGCATTTTCTCCTGTTTTTGCGAACGGCGCAAATGAAGGAAGTGGAGAGAAGGTAACATTAACAATGGGCTCTTGGCGTACCGATGATGTTGCGCAGATCACTGCGTTGCTTAAAGAGTACAAAAAAGTAAAGCCGAACGTAACGATCGAGTTTAAACCGACTATCAATGTCGATTACAATGCGACGTTACGGCTTCAGCTTGAAAGCGGTACCGGTCCTGACCTAATGTATGCACGTTCGTACGCAACCGGTGCAAAACTGCTTATGGACGGCTATTTTGCCGATGTGTCGGATATTCCCGGGTTAAAATCGAATTTTACCGCAGGAAATCGTGCACCGTGGACAGCCGCCGATGGACGAAACTTTGCCGTTCCGTTTAATGCGATTGTGCAAGTTGTCTACTATAATAAAGATATCTTTAAAAAAGCCGGTGTTGCGGTTCCGCAAACGTGGGAAGACTTTTTAGCTGCCTGTGATAAATTGAAAAAAGCCGGCATTACGCCGATTGCAAACGGACTTGCCGATGAATGGGACATTAACGAATGTTTTATGATGGGCATTTTACCGGGCTTTGTCGGCGGAGCCGAAGGCCGTAGGGCGTATGAATCGGGAAAGGTACCGTTAAACGATGCCAAAATGGTGAGTGCGTTTCAGGCAATGGCCGATGTAGCGAAATATTGTCCCAACGGTTTTGCCGCTCTTACATACAACGATTCGATTGCATTGTTTGCTACCGGTCAGGCTGCTATGTGGGTAGACGGTTCATGGAATGCCGGCGCCTTTAAAGACGTTAATTTTGAATGGGGAACGTTTGTACCGCCTGCTCCCGCCGGTAAAAAAGCCGCCGTTTGTTTCCATCCCGACACGGGTATGGCGTATAATAAGGCAAGTAAGCATGTTCAGGAATGTAAAGACTTTTTAGCATGGCTTTGCACGGTACAGGGTGCGACTGTTTGTGCCGAATTTATGCCTACCGGCTTTTTCCCGATGATTAATGCTCCCATTAAACTTAAAGATGCACATGCGAACGAAATTCTTGCGCTTACGACAGGAAAGCTGCAGGATGCTCGTTTTGTATGGGAACGCTTTATGGACGGCGATCCCAGCGGTTATGTGCTGATGAATCAGGGCGTTATCGCTGTTATGAAGGGTGAGAAAACCGCCAAGCAAGCTGCTGATGCATTAGCCGCAGGCGTTGCAAAGTGGTATAAGCCTTAA
- a CDS encoding flagellar hook-associated protein 3 has translation MQRISSNMQHSDSSYSVRRQESRLHKVNSQLSTQRRIQQLRDDPIAAGHSVRYKSLLARLDRFEKNAKTLNDQYKVAEEPMQSALNIMQRLRELSVAGATGTYTASDLKKMAPEVDELLYELVQTANSFSADGTRLFAGTKSFTEPFEIVMGDIDGAGSAVITNVRYNGSIDTKQVESDELSFMEANQAGNRIFWAERQTLFSATDARNFIVQQDSAIEVDGVTIPLIAGDNVYAIMSKINSSGAAVKASLDPVTNGMNIETTDARQLWLRDAGEGNVLASLGIVKPQQRPPYNLADSVRVSGGSLFDAVIAMRNAMYAGDHESLGGKVLGSVDGAIDNLAARLAENGSRYERAEAALARLNMQIPNVTGAESREADLDLTQAISDLKMYEYTHQASLSTVGNLYKNTLLNYLR, from the coding sequence ATGCAACGGATTAGTTCAAATATGCAGCATTCGGACAGCAGCTATTCGGTGCGGAGGCAAGAAAGTAGGCTGCACAAGGTAAACAGTCAGCTCAGTACTCAGCGGCGCATTCAGCAGCTCCGCGATGACCCTATCGCTGCAGGACACTCGGTACGCTATAAATCGCTTCTGGCACGGCTTGACCGCTTTGAAAAAAATGCCAAGACGCTCAACGACCAATATAAGGTTGCAGAGGAGCCGATGCAAAGCGCACTCAACATTATGCAGCGGCTCCGCGAACTTTCCGTAGCGGGTGCAACCGGCACTTATACTGCTTCGGATCTTAAAAAGATGGCGCCCGAAGTAGACGAACTGTTATACGAGCTTGTTCAAACGGCGAATAGTTTTAGCGCGGACGGCACCCGTCTCTTTGCCGGTACTAAAAGTTTTACCGAACCTTTTGAGATTGTGATGGGCGATATCGACGGCGCCGGTTCCGCCGTTATCACCAATGTACGGTACAACGGTTCCATCGACACCAAACAGGTGGAAAGCGATGAGCTTTCGTTTATGGAGGCAAATCAGGCGGGGAACCGTATCTTTTGGGCGGAACGGCAAACGCTCTTTTCTGCAACCGATGCACGGAACTTCATCGTGCAGCAGGACAGCGCCATCGAGGTGGACGGCGTTACTATCCCGCTCATCGCGGGCGATAACGTCTATGCGATTATGTCTAAGATCAACAGTTCAGGCGCAGCGGTTAAGGCTTCGCTCGACCCTGTTACCAACGGTATGAATATCGAAACCACCGATGCACGGCAACTCTGGCTGCGCGATGCAGGCGAGGGAAACGTGCTCGCCTCGCTCGGCATTGTGAAACCTCAGCAGCGGCCGCCGTACAATCTTGCCGATTCGGTGCGCGTATCGGGAGGTTCGCTTTTTGATGCGGTCATCGCGATGCGCAACGCGATGTATGCAGGCGACCATGAATCGCTCGGCGGTAAAGTGCTCGGCAGTGTGGACGGGGCTATCGACAACCTCGCAGCGCGGCTTGCGGAAAACGGTTCCCGCTATGAACGTGCAGAAGCGGCGCTCGCCCGTTTGAATATGCAGATACCGAACGTAACGGGAGCGGAATCCCGCGAAGCCGATTTGGATTTGACACAAGCTATTTCCGATCTTAAAATGTATGAGTATACTCATCAAGCATCGTTAAGCACGGTCGGCAATTTATATAAAAACACGCTGCTCAATTATTTAAGATAA